From one Lolium rigidum isolate FL_2022 chromosome 4, APGP_CSIRO_Lrig_0.1, whole genome shotgun sequence genomic stretch:
- the LOC124708386 gene encoding uncharacterized protein LOC124708386, translating to MEEGSDYYVVKKGDMVGVYKTLNDCQAQICSSVSGPAASAYKGYRWSKEKAEYLSSRGLINASYTINAADFREDLLGTLVPCTFQEITGPSSNQLAPNLSGICSDTSYQPGIRNDIRYQPGTQPVDLNYSAAGSSQAQGYSGQEQAFSRLDAKPRPSSHSSPNNTNHSGAFDAQPVSKQYMVCVVHFDGASKGNPGKSGAGAVLMTEDGRVISRLREGLGVATNNVAEYRGLILGLKYANRLGFKRIKVYGDSQLVCYQVKGTWQAKKENMMELCKEVKKLQENFISFEVNHVRREWNSEADRQANIAVTLASGAVSEERGDGF from the exons ATGGAAGAAGGTAGCGACTATTATGTTGTCAAGAAAGGGGACATGGTTGGTGTCTACAAAACTTTAAATGATTGCCAGGCAcagatttgctcttcg GTATCTGGTCCTGCTGCAAGTGCCTACAAGGGTTACCGCTGGAGCAAAGAAAAGGCGGAATACCTCTCTTCACGTGGACTGATTAATGCTTCATATACAATCAATGCAGCTGATTTTAGGGAAGATTTATTGGGCACCCTTGTACCCTGCACTTTCCAG GAGATAACTGGTCCTAGTTCAAACCAGCTAGCCCCAAATCTGTCCGGAATCTGTAGTGATACAAGTTATCAACCTGGTATCCGTAATGATATAAGATATCAGCCTGGGACACAACCTGTGGATCTGAACTAT AGTGCCGCTGGATCTAGTCAAGCCCAAGGTTACTCGGGCCAAGAACAAGCATTTAGCAGGCTG GATGCCAAACCAAGGCCCTCCAGCCATTCCTCTCCAAATAACACCAACCACAGTGGAGCTTTTGATGCACAACCTGTCTCAAAACAATAT ATGGTATGTGTTGTTCACTTTGATGGCGCTTCAAAAGGAAATCCAGGAAAATCAGGTGCTGGAGCTGTACTTATGACTGAAGATGGGAGAGTG ATATCTCGACTTCGTGAGGGTCTTGGTGTTGCtaccaataatgttgctgagtaccGGGGCCTTATCTTAGGACTGAAATATGCCAACAGACTTGGATTCAAGAGAATCAAAGTATATGGTGACTCCCAATTAGTCTGTTATCAG GTCAAAGGTACATGGCAAGCAAAGAAAGAGAACATGATGGAACTCTGCAAAGAAgtgaaaaaactccaagaaaacttCATTTCTTTTGAAGTCAACCATGTGCGGCGG GAATGGAATTCTGAGGCGGATCGCCAGGCAAACATAGCTGTCACCCTCGCAA GTGGAGCGGTTTCTGAGGAGCGTGGCGACGGTTTCTAA